In Nitrosospira briensis C-128, a genomic segment contains:
- a CDS encoding proline--tRNA ligase, whose protein sequence is MRLSSFFISTLKEAPAEAELVSHKLMLRAGLIKRLGSGLYTWMPLGLKILRKVENIVREEMESNGALELLMPAVQPAELWRETGRWDVFGPQMLKIKDRHQRDFCFGPTHEEVVTDIARREIKSYRQLPIVFYQIQTKFRDEIRPRFGVMRAREFVMKDAYSFHAGVDSLEQTYCAMHDAYCRIFNRLGLRFRAVTADPGPIGGRGSHEFHVLADSGEDAIAFCPNSDYAANIEMAELLQPVKSRGIANGLMRKVETTSKKTCEEVAAALDVPVEQTVKTLAVVADGKMYLLLLRGDHHLNETKARKIPFLSDFRLANEEEIRTHTGCLPGYIGPVGLRLPLIADRAVVAMSDFVCGANEEDYHLVNVNFGRDVQEPDHIFDIRNVVAGDPSPDGLGTLDICRGIEVGHIFKLHTKYSEAMKATYLEESGQARPMEMGCYGIGVSRIVAAAIEQSHDERGIIFPAAIAPFQVVIIPIGFKKNAQVRMETEKLYADMLSAGIEVLLDDRDERPGVMFADMELIGIPHRIVIGDRGLKAGNIEYQGRRDEKPQVVPLTDVSDFLKLQIGGT, encoded by the coding sequence ATGCGTTTATCAAGTTTTTTCATTTCCACGCTGAAAGAAGCGCCTGCCGAAGCAGAACTGGTCAGCCACAAGCTGATGCTGCGCGCCGGCCTCATCAAACGCCTCGGGAGCGGACTCTACACCTGGATGCCACTGGGTCTTAAAATCTTGCGCAAGGTTGAAAATATTGTACGGGAGGAAATGGAGTCGAATGGTGCACTGGAACTTCTGATGCCAGCGGTTCAGCCTGCCGAATTATGGCGAGAAACCGGGCGCTGGGATGTATTCGGCCCGCAGATGTTGAAAATCAAGGACAGGCATCAGCGCGACTTCTGCTTTGGCCCTACGCACGAAGAAGTCGTTACCGACATAGCGCGGCGGGAAATCAAAAGTTATCGTCAGTTGCCGATCGTTTTCTACCAGATTCAGACTAAATTTCGCGACGAGATCCGGCCCCGCTTCGGCGTCATGCGCGCGCGCGAATTCGTCATGAAAGATGCTTATTCGTTTCACGCCGGTGTTGATAGCCTGGAGCAAACCTATTGCGCAATGCATGATGCCTATTGCCGAATATTCAACCGTCTGGGATTGAGGTTTCGCGCCGTAACCGCGGATCCAGGGCCGATAGGAGGGAGGGGTTCGCATGAGTTTCATGTTCTGGCGGATTCGGGTGAAGACGCTATCGCTTTCTGCCCGAATTCGGATTACGCCGCCAACATTGAAATGGCCGAGTTGCTGCAGCCGGTAAAGTCCCGCGGGATTGCCAACGGTTTGATGCGGAAAGTCGAAACAACGTCAAAAAAAACCTGCGAAGAGGTCGCGGCAGCGCTGGACGTTCCTGTCGAACAGACCGTAAAAACACTGGCGGTCGTAGCAGATGGAAAAATGTATCTATTGCTGCTGCGCGGCGACCATCATCTCAATGAGACTAAAGCTCGCAAAATTCCTTTCCTTTCCGATTTCAGGTTGGCTAACGAAGAAGAAATCCGCACACACACCGGGTGTCTTCCGGGCTACATAGGGCCGGTCGGCCTGCGCCTTCCGCTTATCGCGGACCGTGCGGTAGTTGCAATGAGCGATTTCGTCTGCGGCGCGAATGAAGAGGACTACCATCTGGTTAATGTTAATTTCGGCCGGGATGTGCAAGAGCCTGACCACATTTTCGACATCCGCAACGTGGTTGCCGGCGACCCCTCGCCGGATGGACTGGGAACGCTCGATATCTGCCGCGGCATAGAGGTGGGACATATTTTCAAATTACATACCAAGTATTCCGAAGCGATGAAAGCCACCTATCTTGAAGAATCCGGGCAAGCCCGGCCGATGGAAATGGGATGCTACGGAATAGGCGTATCGCGTATCGTGGCGGCGGCCATCGAGCAGAGCCATGATGAGCGCGGTATTATTTTTCCGGCGGCGATCGCGCCATTCCAGGTCGTCATCATACCGATTGGCTTTAAGAAAAACGCACAGGTCAGGATGGAAACAGAGAAGTTATATGCCGACATGCTCAGCGCCGGCATCGAAGTTCTGCTTGATGACCGTGATGAACGGCCTGGCGTGATGTTTGCGGACATGGAGTTGATTGGTATTCCGCATCGCATTGTCATCGGCGACCGGGGCTTGAAGGCCGGAAATATCGAGTATCAAGGACGGCGGGATGAAAAACCGCAGGTTGTCCCGCTGACGGACGTGAGTGATTTTTTAAAATTACAAATAGGTGGAACGTGA
- a CDS encoding cytochrome-c peroxidase gives MIMRALIISLLAVGTIAAPPGMAADEPIQPIQAAAPKDQNMVELGKMLFFDPRLSKSGFISCNSCHNLSMGGTDNLPTSIGHNWHEGPINSPTVLNSSMSLAQFWDGRAKTLKEQAGGPIANPGEMGFTHELAVDVLRSIPQYRTRFKAVFNSDKIDIGMVTGAIAAFEETLVTPDSRFDKWLKGDKTAINQNELEGYKLFKESGCTGCHNGPAVGGASYQKMGVVEPYKTKNKAEGRFGVTGADADRMMFKVPTLRNVELTYPYFHDGAAATLEEAVDTMGRLQLGRKFSKDENAKIVAFLKTLTGKQPEFKLPILPPSTNETPKPKPFS, from the coding sequence ATGATAATGCGGGCATTGATCATATCGCTGCTAGCTGTTGGAACCATTGCCGCACCCCCCGGTATGGCCGCTGATGAACCCATCCAGCCGATTCAGGCCGCCGCACCGAAGGATCAGAACATGGTGGAACTGGGCAAGATGCTTTTTTTTGACCCACGTTTATCGAAATCTGGATTCATCTCCTGTAACTCCTGCCACAACCTGAGCATGGGCGGCACGGACAATCTGCCGACATCCATTGGCCATAATTGGCACGAGGGACCGATCAATTCACCGACGGTATTAAATTCGAGCATGAGCCTGGCGCAGTTTTGGGATGGCCGAGCCAAAACCTTGAAAGAGCAGGCTGGTGGCCCCATCGCGAATCCAGGGGAAATGGGGTTCACCCACGAATTGGCGGTGGATGTATTGCGCTCCATTCCTCAATATCGGACTCGCTTCAAAGCGGTGTTCAATTCCGATAAAATCGACATTGGAATGGTGACTGGCGCCATCGCCGCGTTTGAAGAAACCCTGGTAACGCCTGATTCTCGTTTCGATAAATGGCTCAAGGGCGACAAGACAGCGATCAATCAAAACGAACTGGAAGGATACAAGCTGTTCAAGGAAAGCGGATGTACGGGCTGCCATAACGGCCCCGCCGTAGGTGGGGCTTCCTATCAAAAGATGGGGGTGGTCGAACCTTATAAAACGAAGAACAAGGCGGAAGGCCGATTTGGCGTAACCGGCGCAGATGCCGACCGCATGATGTTCAAGGTGCCAACCTTGCGAAACGTGGAGCTGACTTATCCCTATTTTCATGATGGCGCCGCTGCGACGCTGGAAGAAGCCGTGGATACCATGGGGAGACTGCAATTGGGCCGCAAATTCAGCAAGGACGAAAACGCAAAGATTGTGGCGTTCCTGAAGACGTTGACCGGGAAGCAGCCGGAATTCAAGCTACCCATCCTGCCCCCCTCAACCAATGAGACGCCAAAACCTAAACCATTCAGTTAA
- the hfq gene encoding RNA chaperone Hfq — MSAKGQLLQDPFLNTLRKEHIPVSIYLVNGIKLQGHIDSFDQYVVLLKNTVTQMVYKHAISTVVPARAVNIPFEAPAIPDA; from the coding sequence ATGAGCGCTAAAGGGCAATTGTTACAAGACCCGTTTCTAAATACGTTACGGAAGGAACATATTCCGGTATCGATCTATCTGGTAAACGGAATCAAGCTACAAGGGCATATCGACTCATTTGATCAGTATGTGGTGCTACTGAAAAATACCGTAACGCAAATGGTATACAAGCACGCAATTTCTACCGTGGTTCCCGCGAGGGCCGTCAACATTCCATTTGAGGCACCCGCTATACCTGATGCTTGA
- a CDS encoding RNA pyrophosphohydrolase — MIDRNGYRSNVGIILLNSKNEVFWGKRIKQDSWQFPQGGIKPGESPEQAMYRELTEEVGLHPWHVEIIGRTRHWLRYEVPDQWIRRDWRGNYKGQKQIWYLLRLVGRDCDVSLRTSVRPEFDAWRWNQYWVELESVVEFKRQVYRQALTELARLLNRPLPPFGSDNNGRSGYDAREQVASAPAKQGD, encoded by the coding sequence ATGATCGACCGCAACGGATATCGCTCGAATGTCGGTATCATTTTACTGAACTCGAAAAACGAAGTATTTTGGGGTAAACGCATCAAGCAGGATTCCTGGCAATTTCCCCAGGGTGGCATCAAACCGGGCGAGAGCCCGGAACAGGCAATGTATCGGGAATTGACCGAAGAAGTAGGTTTGCACCCCTGGCATGTGGAAATCATCGGTCGTACGCGCCATTGGTTGCGCTACGAGGTGCCTGATCAATGGATAAGGCGCGATTGGCGGGGAAACTATAAAGGACAAAAACAAATCTGGTATCTATTGCGTCTCGTTGGGCGTGATTGCGACGTATCGCTACGCACAAGTGTTCGCCCTGAGTTTGATGCATGGCGATGGAATCAGTATTGGGTGGAACTGGAATCCGTGGTCGAATTCAAACGGCAAGTCTATCGCCAGGCTTTGACCGAACTGGCACGCTTGCTTAACCGCCCTCTCCCGCCATTTGGTAGCGATAATAACGGCCGATCGGGTTATGATGCCAGAGAACAGGTTGCGTCTGCGCCTGCCAAACAGGGGGACTAA